ACCTATACTTAATTggataaactttaaaattcaaactataaaactaaaatataataaaataaactcactCACCCTTTTACCTTCTTGTATCACAAGAGGAAAAGAATTTGAATGCCTAAATCCTTAATATTTCACCCTCTGGCTTAATTTTAAACATCTCTTTCAACCTTTGATATGTATGTTAATATTGAATGGGCAAATGTTGTGGATTATATTGTTGTTTAATACatgatatttttcttcttcttaaatTTGGATTTATTGGCtgatagatttttattttggattttattgattagtattttatataattaataaacatatttatatttaatttgtatttaatatcattcatttaatattttaaattattaaaatatgcatatattaattttgaaaaatcgataaattcataattataagttgaaataaatCAATATCGGTACATACCAATTCCAATAGAAAAGTGGCGTGCTCATCAATGCAATACTGAGTAGCCTGCAAATATAGGAGAGCTAATTTCCAATCTAAAAATCAGTCATTCATTAAACACACCCATTTCAATTGGAAAGCTCTGAAAATGGCCCAGAGTTACCAACCGCACAAACTTCTCAAACTTGGTCTTAGAAAAATAATCGTCCATTGCCGATGTTTTTTAAATGGGATCGGTGATCAAATCAGTGAGGTCATTGATTCACCAATTTGACCGATTCAATTAGtctgattaaaaattaataaaaaatcccTCTTTAAATAAATTCTCTCGATCTGATCTAATTCAAATAACATTATCCACCACCGGaagaaaaaacattttaatttgtaagcatataaaataaacatctaAATGggcttaaattatttattcacaaataaaaaataaatttgtataaaatacTAGACTCCTATTTCAAAGTAAATTTATCCATCTTCATCTCCTCCTCTAGGATGATTGGATTAGGACAGAAACTTCATCCATGGTCGAGCCTACCACATATGTAGCAGAACAAAGTAAACTGCTTATATTGATATCGCGCATAGACTGGTTTCCGCAGACAACACAATATTTTTCCTTCTCCTCAATGGAGCGCGAATGTCTACTCAAACCCGGACATACACAAAATTACGAGCACCACTTGAAATTGACTTCGCATCATAATCAACAAAATTACGAGCACCAATTGCGCATATTTCAGAAATCATGCGACAAATCATgaatttaaatccaaaaatatgtGAAGTATAgagaaatttaaaatctatttattttgtgaacgataaaaaatcaataaatgattattaaaagtttaaagagCTTCGTCAATAATCCTATCCAAATCCATCTCATACTAGAATAGAAAGGGGTACCACTTTTCcccaaaatcaataataaacaCCTCTGTGGATGCCACAAATTGGTCACGTTTGTAGTAAAAAAGCAACCCACCAAGTAAAAACTTGTCAATATCTTCTATCAGATCCCCGAGATCCAAGGCTTAAGATATTAAATGTTTAAGTTCAAGTTTCATTATGTTCATTAATGCAAGTGAGGATTCTCAATTTATTTGTGTATCATAATAATTTGATTCTAATCGTAATTATATGAATATAGTGATTGTATTTAtaatcaaactcatcaaattaaataaatacttcgatttttaaataaatctaaataaaatatcaaagcaaattaaactatttataattattttgtatttttactcAACCATTACACAATTAAGCAGATGAAGTAAATACTTCAAATTCGTCACTCCCAATCCTAAAGCGTTTGATATGATATAGTTACTTTCCTAGAACTTAGGATTTTATTCAATACCTTccaatatatattaaacattgcaaaataattttcttgacaATCACATTCAAGTGAATCACATTTCAAAGAATTACATTCCATTAGAATCATAACATGGGAAAGTACCAAATGCTACCTAATTGTCTACTTTAATCAATTACCaacatttttcataaatatccAAAGATTTGAAGGACCTCTCTGAAAGAAGAACGATAAAGGCAGGCccttataaaattaataaagcaTTAGGGTCTTTGAAAAAGCAATTATACCTAATGAAGTCTTTATCgacataaaaacaaaatccttaTGTTCTCCATTGATCTCGTTAGGAAAAAGGGTTGAACTAATTTTTCTTCACTCTGTTCTCAAGACTTTGAAAGATCAGTTCTTGAATCAATTCTTATGGTaatcctctcttttttttttatgaatttttctaagttttttaaaggtttttgaGCTGAACTAGACTGTCATCTATGCTTTGAATAAGATCAACTCATTTACTTCTTTCTCTCTAATTTTGGGTTATTCTGGCTTTGATCttaattaagaattcaagtttaaatatcaccctgttttttaattaatttgaacttCTCTTTGCAAAGGGTACCTACACTGAGTTATTGCTCTTTACATCGCATCTCTTAGTTTCATTGTTAATGGAGGATTTCAAAAGCATAAAGTAATCGTTAAAATAGATGGCGAAGTatttgaaagaaaaggaaaaattgctACTGGGCTTAATCTCATTATTCCGTGTTTTTATGCCTAGGTAATtactcttttcttctttattgaGTAATATATACGAACCCCTGATTATTCAATAAGATCCTTGTTGATTTGCAAAAAGAAGAGTTCAAATCCGCTGTTTGGGGGTTTGATGATGGAAATGTCCTTTTGTTATCTGTTGAAACACTGCACGGTGTAATACATAATTCATGTAATTGATGTGGTGAATACCCCTCATGTTGTATACATTGCTCTCTAGCTGAACCCCGATTTTGTCTTGGTAGTTGGTATCCATGATTCTGTTTGTATTTAGAATCTAGCTTGCTTCATGTTGCTTAtcattttattgatttgtggatATTTGATGTACTTTTGTTACAGATGGATGGAGTTTCTCTTAATACCGATCCGgttgttgatgatgatgctgatgctgatgaatttgagattgaAGGAGACTGTGGAATGGCCAAATGTATTAGTCAAAGTGGTGTAATTCAAGGAGAGAATCCGCTGCCTCCTGTTGTCGGAATGGAATTTGATTCATACGAGGATGTATATTACTTTTACAATTGTTATGCCAAGGAACAAGGATTTGGTGTTAGAGTAAGCAATACGTGGTACCGGAAGACCAAAGAAAGATACAGAGGCAAACTAAGCTGCAGTAGTGCAGGATTCAAGAAGAAGAGTGAAGCAAACCGGCCCAGACCCGAAACGAGAACCGGATGCCCTGCGATGATAAAATTCAGGTTGATGGAAAACAAACGGTGGAGAATCATAGAAGTTGAGCTTGACCATAACCATTTGATCAGCGCCGTAAGTGGAAAATTCTACAAGTCTCATAAGCAATTAGGTATTGGAACCAAAAGAGCACTGCATTTGGACAGCGCAGAAGAAGTTCAAAAAGTTAGACTTTTTCGAACAGTGGTTATTGATGTTGAAGGAAATGGAAGTGTGGAAGTCAGTAGTGGAGAATTCCGGAGTAGTCATAACCAAACCAGTCAATTAAGGCTTAAAGATGGAGATGCACAAGctattcataattattttagccACTTGCAATTGATTGATCCAAATTTCTTTTATGTGGTGGATCTCAACGAGAAAGGATGTTTGAGGAACTTATTCTGGAGCAATACAAGGTCAAGAGTTGCTTATGGTTACTTTGGTGATGTAGTTGCGGTTGACACTATATGCTTAACAGACAAATATCAAGTTCCACTGGTTTCATTTATTGGAGTGAATCATCACGGACAATCTGTGTTGTTGGGTTGTGGTTTACTTGCTGGTGATACTATCGAAGCATGTACATGGCTGTTTAGGGCATGGCTTACATGCATGTTAGGGCGCCCTCCACAGGTCATCATCACTGATCAATGCAGAACCCTGCAAGCCGCTGTCGCTGATGTTTTTCCAAGGGCTTTTCATTGTCTGTGTTTGCCACGTATAATGCAAAAGGTTCCAGAGAAACTTGGTGGACTGTATGAATATGAATCAATTAGAATGGCATTAAATAATGCAGTTTATTACTCTCTAAGGCCTGAGGAGTTCGAAGCGACTTGGGAAGATATGATCCACCATTACAGACTCAGGAATCACGTTTGGCTTCAAATGTTATATGAAGATCGCAGACAATGGGTTCCCGTTTATTTGAAGGAGATATTTCTTGCAGGAATGCTTCTAACTCGGCCAAATGAGGTTGTGGAGTCATTTTTCGATGGCTATCTCGATAAACATACTTCTTTGAAGGAATTTTTAGACAAGTATGATCAAGCTCTACAGGCAAATCATCAGCTTGAAGTTTTGGCAGATATGGAATCAAGAAATTCAGGTTTTATGCTACAATCAAGA
This sequence is a window from Gossypium raimondii isolate GPD5lz chromosome 5, ASM2569854v1, whole genome shotgun sequence. Protein-coding genes within it:
- the LOC105768018 gene encoding protein FAR1-RELATED SEQUENCE 6 isoform X1, whose product is MMDGVSLNTDPVVDDDADADEFEIEGDCGMAKCISQSGVIQGENPLPPVVGMEFDSYEDVYYFYNCYAKEQGFGVRVSNTWYRKTKERYRGKLSCSSAGFKKKSEANRPRPETRTGCPAMIKFRLMENKRWRIIEVELDHNHLISAVSGKFYKSHKQLGIGTKRALHLDSAEEVQKVRLFRTVVIDVEGNGSVEVSSGEFRSSHNQTSQLRLKDGDAQAIHNYFSHLQLIDPNFFYVVDLNEKGCLRNLFWSNTRSRVAYGYFGDVVAVDTICLTDKYQVPLVSFIGVNHHGQSVLLGCGLLAGDTIEACTWLFRAWLTCMLGRPPQVIITDQCRTLQAAVADVFPRAFHCLCLPRIMQKVPEKLGGLYEYESIRMALNNAVYYSLRPEEFEATWEDMIHHYRLRNHVWLQMLYEDRRQWVPVYLKEIFLAGMLLTRPNEVVESFFDGYLDKHTSLKEFLDKYDQALQANHQLEVLADMESRNSGFMLQSRCYFELQLAKLYTNNILRKFEREVEGMYSCFCTRQINGEGEVITYMVREQIEVDGNRRECRDFEVLYNATEMEVLCVCGLFNFKGYLCRHALSVLHQNGIEEIPPQYVVSRWRKDIKRSYVLNHSNGGIDINNPVHRYDHLYKCIMQVVEEGRKSEVRYKDTVQALDQILRKLNLVEGRL
- the LOC105768018 gene encoding protein FAR1-RELATED SEQUENCE 6 isoform X2; its protein translation is MDGVSLNTDPVVDDDADADEFEIEGDCGMAKCISQSGVIQGENPLPPVVGMEFDSYEDVYYFYNCYAKEQGFGVRVSNTWYRKTKERYRGKLSCSSAGFKKKSEANRPRPETRTGCPAMIKFRLMENKRWRIIEVELDHNHLISAVSGKFYKSHKQLGIGTKRALHLDSAEEVQKVRLFRTVVIDVEGNGSVEVSSGEFRSSHNQTSQLRLKDGDAQAIHNYFSHLQLIDPNFFYVVDLNEKGCLRNLFWSNTRSRVAYGYFGDVVAVDTICLTDKYQVPLVSFIGVNHHGQSVLLGCGLLAGDTIEACTWLFRAWLTCMLGRPPQVIITDQCRTLQAAVADVFPRAFHCLCLPRIMQKVPEKLGGLYEYESIRMALNNAVYYSLRPEEFEATWEDMIHHYRLRNHVWLQMLYEDRRQWVPVYLKEIFLAGMLLTRPNEVVESFFDGYLDKHTSLKEFLDKYDQALQANHQLEVLADMESRNSGFMLQSRCYFELQLAKLYTNNILRKFEREVEGMYSCFCTRQINGEGEVITYMVREQIEVDGNRRECRDFEVLYNATEMEVLCVCGLFNFKGYLCRHALSVLHQNGIEEIPPQYVVSRWRKDIKRSYVLNHSNGGIDINNPVHRYDHLYKCIMQVVEEGRKSEVRYKDTVQALDQILRKLNLVEGRL